One stretch of Archocentrus centrarchus isolate MPI-CPG fArcCen1 chromosome 5, fArcCen1, whole genome shotgun sequence DNA includes these proteins:
- the mustn1a gene encoding musculoskeletal embryonic nuclear protein 1a, producing MRVCVLGSTRWRKRKRAERKENLFQDIFSYSTIMSQPSQEDEQMQRPEVTEEDLTEARNKLGAAGPPKSKTMEVMEECEKVGKVAPSVFSRARSGGETVFNTRSAQPIRK from the exons atgagagtgtgtgtgttgggctCAACCCgctggagaaaaagaaagcgAGCTGAAAGAAAGGAGAATTTATTCCAGGACATCTTCAGCTACTCAACAATCATGTCTCAA CCTAGTCAGGAAGATGAGCAAATGCAGCGTCCAGAAGTGACAGAAGAAGACCTGACCGAAGCAAGGAACAAACTGGGTGCTGCTGGGCCTCCGAAGAGCAAGACAATGGAAGTAATGGAGGAGTGCG AGAAAGTGGGGAAAGTTGCTCCATCTGTGTTCAGCAGAGCGAGGTCGGGAGGAGAGACTGTTTTCAACACTCGCTCagctcagccaatcaggaaaTAG